Part of the Halococcus saccharolyticus DSM 5350 genome is shown below.
CCGCGAAGCCGCTCGGAATCTTCGACTAGCGACATGAACCGACGCACTCCTCTGTACGGATCACCCGGCTCGGCGGTTGTCACGGTCGCGTTGCCGAACGCCTCGCGGACGAACGTCGGATCAGCGTCCGAAACGATCTCGAACACGGGTTCGACCCGCTGTGCCGTCTCGACAGTCTCTCGAAATTCGGCGACGCTCTCGGCGATGACCGCTCCCATCGGCGTCAGCGATAGCTCTCCTGCCGATCGTTCGACGAGTCCCTGGTCCTCGAACGTTCGTGTGAATCGGTGAGCCGTCGGCCGGGATACCCCCAGACGTTCCTGGAGCTCCCGTCGGTCCAGCGCCCCGTCGCGCAGTACCGCAAGCGCCGACGCCCGTCTGGCGAGTTCGACCAACTCATCGGACATCGGTTATCGTGGCATATGCAGCCACAACACTTAAATTTCTACCAAAGATCCCGAAACGGACCTGTTCAGCGAGGATGTTCGGTTCGCTGTCGCGACGGAGCACCGATGGAAACGAGATCCCGTTCGTCTCCGTGAGGACGATCGATGACAACAGTCCGTCGGCAACCACTCCTGCAGTAACTGATCGCCGTTCAGACGATGAACCGTGTTCGGGCCGTGAACAGTGCTCGTTGAG
Proteins encoded:
- a CDS encoding helix-turn-helix transcriptional regulator — its product is MSDELVELARRASALAVLRDGALDRRELQERLGVSRPTAHRFTRTFEDQGLVERSAGELSLTPMGAVIAESVAEFRETVETAQRVEPVFEIVSDADPTFVREAFGNATVTTAEPGDPYRGVRRFMSLVEDSERLRGVDPTAINPLHLDGLHARIVDGMETDAIFLPGVVESLLRSNPDRAREAFESGNLTLRVHDDLPFGLTLCDDRIGIGLYDDETGLLKTYIDTASPAAREWAEDVYADYRDESTLLSEHSELSELLPAEAETND